The DNA window GCTGTCTCCATCGCCGGCGCTGCCCCGCTCGGCCGGTTACTCGGAACGCCAGCCTGGCTGATGGTCGTCTCAGGCGTGGCCCTGCTGATCGGCGGCGGCATCGAGATCAGATACACGCGCAGCCGGTCGATGCGCACCTACACGCAGCTCATGATTGCCTACGACAGTGGCTGGGTGTTGGCGGCCCTGACCGGTCTCCTGATGGCGTGGCAGGGCAGCAGAGCCGGGGGTGAAGTCTGGATGGGGTACCAGACAGTCGCCCCCGTCGTGTTCGCCGCCCTGCTGGTCGCCGCTGCCCCTACGCAGGTAACCCCGGACACTCAGCGCGACACCTCAGTTTGAGCGGCCCGCCCCCGTCTCGCTCAAACTGAGGCAACCCAGGTCAGACACTGACTCTGCCTCACCTTGAGCGAGACCGGACACTTGTTGATCACACCCCGAGCACACCAACCACCAGCCGGCGAAGAGATCAGAACTCACGAAACTGAGACAGCATCACCCCTCATGCGATACCCCCACGACATCGATCCCACCTCGATCTCTCACATCCCAGGACAGTGACCCCACAACCCGAAACAGCCACCGACCAGCATCAACACACCAACATCAACTGTCCCTCACACCACCGCCCCGAGACCAAGAGATCGCAACCGGCCGACCAAGTCGCGGTGGCCGTTGCACACCGGGGGCGCCGCAAAGGCGGGGGGCCGTGGTGCAGATGCGCGCGGGATGCGTACTCCTGCCCGCCCATGGCCACTGGCGTTGTTCCGGTGGCCATGGGCGGGGTGAGGTCAGTCGAGGAAGGTGTTGCCCGATTCGGGCAGTTCGTACGAGCCGGTGGCTGTCGGTCCGGTGGACGAGCCGGGCAGGAGGCGACCGCTGGAGGCCGCGGCAACGACGAGGTCCGCCTTGCCGTCGGCGTTGAAGTCGCGCAGGCGCAGGCCCTGGCCGAAGGCCGCGTACTCTTCGGAGCTGCCCATGACGGACTGCGGGATCCAGGAGGAGCGGGACCCGGACAGGCCGCCGGAGCCGCCGCGGAAGAGGTGGACGCCGCCCTGGTCCTCCTGGCCGTCCACGTCCTCGTGGGGAACGCCAACCACGAGATCCGCGTAGCCGTCGCCGTTGGAGTCGGCGGCCGAGACGTCGTAGGCGAAGCCGTCGTAGGCCTCGGGCGTGCCCGAGACTCCTGTGGTGGCCTGGGTGAGCTTCGCCGAGCGGGTACTGCTGGGGCCGGAGGATGCGCCGTACCAGATGTTGACCGCGCCCTTGCCGTTGCTCTCATCGGGCTCGCCGACGGCGATGTCGCCGTAACCGTCCTTGTCGAAGTCTGCGACGGCGGCGTTCAGGCCGTCTTCGTCCTGTCCGGCGGCGAGGGTCTTGGAGGCGCCCGAGGACAGGCCGGTGGAGGTGCCCTTGAGGAACCAGGCGCGGACGTTGTAGTCGGTGCCGGACACCTGCACTCCGAGGACGACCAGGTCCGCCTTGCCGTCGCCGTCGACCCGGCCGGCGGCCAGGCCGGATGAGGACCAGCTGATACCGGCCTTGTCGATCTCGCTGACGCTGCCCGTGGTGCCGGACTTGGTGAAACCACCCCGGTACAGCCACGCCTCGCTGCCCCCGACGACCGCCACGTCCGGGGAGCCGTCCCCCGTGAAGTCGCCCGTGACCAGGTCCCTGCCGAAGTGGCCCTTGGCGCCGCTCTTGGGCGTGATGGCGGTGCCGCCGGCCAGGCCGGACGCGGAACCCCAGAGGACGGTCACCGAGCCGCGGTACTCCTCGTCGCCGACGTGCTCGAAGGGGTTGCCCGCGACGAGGTCCGCATAACCGTCCTTGTTCAGGTCGGCGCCGGCCAGGCTTTCGCCGAACATGTCGTCTTCCTCGCCCGCGCCGGGGACACCCGGGCTGTCCTGGTGGATCACCTGGGTGCGCAAGGGGTCCAGGCCGCGGGCGCTCCCGTAGGTGATCGTGACGGCGCCACCGGACCAGCCGTCCGGTCCCGAGATGCCGGTGTAGGCGTGGCTGTACGCGATGTCCCGGTATCCGTCGCCATTGAAGTCGTCGTAGTGCTTGGCCACCGCGGCGGCCGCCGGGGGCGGGTTGAAGGCGAGCAGACCGGTGGTCAGCGTGACCACGGCGCCTGCCGCCAGGGCGAGACGGACGTGCTGGTACATGCGGGAGACTCCTGCTGCTTGCGGCCGGGCGCGGTGGGCGCCCTTGGCCGATAGATTCATCCGTCCACAAATGGCCCGGACTTGGTGAGGTGTAGCTGGCCTGCGGCGTACGGAAGACCACGGGAAGGGCTTGTGGGTTGTACGAAGCCGCTGAAAAATCTCAAGATTCCTGGGCAGCGGACAACCAACCAGTACCAGATCCTCGAACCGTTGAGGATCGACCACTGCGTTCAGGAACGTGTCCCGGCCGGTCGGGTCGACCTCGATTCGGCACCGGCTGGGGCGGGCGATTGGTGGTGCCGCTGGAAATGGGCGGCTACACCCGCTGCCTCACCCTCGTCCGGCGCGACGACGTGCTGCCCTGCGAGCACTGCACAGTTGGTGTCCTGCCGCAGCGAGAATGGCCTCAGTATGCGGGGCGGGCCACCGCGTCGTCTCAGACGGTGGCCCACCCCGCTCCGCAACAAAGCGGTGATCTACCCTGCGGTGCAGGCCGAGTCCAGGAGCAGGTCCTTGAGAGCGATGGCGACCTCGCGAACGGGCTTGACCGGTGATTCCAGCGGCCTCGAGGTACATCACGGCGGTGACCGCAGCCCTAAGGCCTGTCTGATAATTGATCTTGTGGCAGGTAGAGGTGAGTTGAATGATGCGGCGTGGGAGCGGATAGAGCCCTTGTTGCCGCAGGTGGACGGGCGTGGTCGGCCGTGGCGTGATCACCGGCAGGTGGTCAATGGTGTGCTGTGGCGGTTGCGGACCGGGGCTCCGTGGCGTGACCTGCCGGAGCGGTATGGGCCGTGGCAGACCGTCTACGAGCGATTCGCCCGCTGGGAGGCGGATGGCACGTGGGCAAGGCTGTTGGAGCATGCGCAGGTCCGTGACGACGCGGTGGGCCGGGTGGAGTGGACCGTCGCGGTCGATTCCACGGTCAACCGTGCCCACCAGCACGCCGCCGGCGCACGTAAAAAGGGGCCGCAGACGGGGACGAACTGGAAGATCCGGGCCGCTCGCAGACGCGCCAGGCCCTCGGCCGGTCCCGAGGCGGGCTGACCACCAAGGTCCACCTCGCCGTCGACGGCCGGGGCCTGCCCCTGTCGATCGTGCTCACGCCCGGCAACGTCAACGACGCCACCGCATTCGGTCAGGTCCTGGACGGGATACGCGTTCCGCGAGCCGACACCGGCCGCCCGCGCACGACACCGACCCGAGTCCTGGGCGACAAGGCCTACTCCAGCCGGGCGATCCGGCACCTGCTGCGGCGTCGGGGCATCGCCGTCACGATCCCCGAGCGCCGCGACCAAGCGGCCAACCGCCGGCGCCGAGGGCGCTTCGGCGGCCGGCCGCCCGCCTTCGACAAGGAGATCTACCGCGACCGCAACGTCGTCGAACGATGCTTCGCACGCCTTAAGCAGTTCCGCGCAATCGCGACCAGGTTCGACAAGCTCGCCGACCGCTACCGCGCCGGAGTCGTCCTGGCCTCGCTGATCCTCTGGCTCCGCGAACCCGTCCGTGATCATTTGTCAGACACGGCCTAGCCCCGCTCCACACCTGGACTCCACGAGGCATGGACGCCGCCCTGTACTGGATCAACCACCCCACCAACACCACAACCAGCGCATAGGAACACTCAACGAACGTGATCACCACTCGGGGAAACTGACCACAGTTGACCAACGCTCACTCCACCTGACCAACCGCCAGCTCAACACGCAGCCCATGCCCGCATCTCCTCCATCACCGAGCCGTCGCGACCGGGGCTTGAAGCGCTCCCACCACCAGACACCAAACTGATCAACCCAGGCCAAACCCACGACGTACTGATCAGAAAAACCGCCCCTGGACACCAACGCCTTCCAGAACGGCAGAGGCCCATCGGTGGGCTTTCGGCTCTCCCAGACCAGCTCATGCCTTCGCGTCGAGGTCTCCGTGAGGTTCCCCCGTTGTGCGGGAGGTGCTGATCAGCTGGTCAGGGCGGGGTGACGGGGTTCCAGGTTCGCTTGTTCGGCCGTCGCCTGGTCGGTGTAGTGCTTCTCCTCGAACTCGATGGGGCTGAGGTAGCCGAGCCGTTGCTGGATGCGCCGGCTGTTATAGAAGCCGTCGATGTACTCGAAGAGGGCCAGGTTCGCCTCAGCCCTGGTCGCGAAGACGCGGCCGCGGACGCACTCGGTCTTGACCAGCATCCATAGATTCTCGGCCAGAGCGTTGTCGTACGAGTCCCCGACGGACCCCATGGACGCCTCAATTCCTGCCCGCAGCAGTCGAGTTGTCAGCTTGATCGATGTGTACTGACAGCCGTGATCCGCATGATGAACCAGCTTGCCGGGCTCGACCTCGCGGCTGGCCAGGGCGTACTCCAGCGAGGACAGGACCAGGTCGGCGTCCGCACAACCGGAGGTCTCCCAGGCCACCACCCGGCGGGAGAAGGCGTCCCGGATCGCGGAGAGCCACAGCGGCCCTTCGCCGGTGGGGATCATGGTGAGGTCGGTGACCCACAGCCGGTTCGGACCGGGCGCGGTGAAGTCTCTGTTCACCAGGTCCGGGGCGAGAGTGGCCTTCGGATCCCGGCGGGTGAAACCCTTACGACGGGGGCTGACGCCCGCGAGATCGGCCTCGCGCATCAATCGCTCGACCCGCTTGCGGCCCACGTGGACACCCTCGCGCCTCAGGACGGCATGCACGCGTGGGGAACCGTAGATGCCGCCGGAATCGGCGTGGATCCGCTGGATCTGCTCGGTCAGCTCCGCGTCACGGCGCCGCCGCTCGCACGGCTCCTGCTCTTGCCGGCGCCAGCGGTAGTAGGTGGACGAAGCGATGTGCAGTTCCCGCAGGACCGGCTCGACCCCCAGATGCGGGTGCTCGTCGAGGAGCGCCGTCACCTGGGCCGGGTCGGGTCGAGCTGCGCGGCGAAAAAAGCCGACGCCGTCCGCAGGACTTCATTCGCCCGCTTGAGCTGCGCGTTCTCCTTGCGCAGGGCCGCGAGCTCCTCACGTTCGGCGGTGGTCAGCCGGTCATCGCTCTCACCAGCGTCGGCCTCGGCCTGGCGGATCCAGCCGCGCAGGGCCTCGGGATGCACACCCAGCTCGACGGCCAGCCGCTTGATCACCGGCCTCGGCTCGGTCGTGCGATACATCCGCACCGCACGCTCCCGCAACTCCAGCGGATATTTCCTCGGGGCAGCCATGGTCAAAGGTCCTCTCATGAGACCCATCTGACCAGCTGTCACCTCCCGCCGCATCTCGGGGGAACCTCACCGACGACACTCCCGTGGTCCCAGTCATGCGCACGCCCGGCCCTCTCGAGGAGAGCGGCCGTGGGCTTCCCATCGTTGACGCCATCGCCGACTCCTGGGGATTCAGTCCCGACGGCACGACGACCTGGTGCTCCCTCGCCCTTCACGAAGGACCCGCCGCCATGGAACCCGCCG is part of the Streptomyces agglomeratus genome and encodes:
- a CDS encoding IS3 family transposase translates to MTALLDEHPHLGVEPVLRELHIASSTYYRWRRQEQEPCERRRRDAELTEQIQRIHADSGGIYGSPRVHAVLRREGVHVGRKRVERLMREADLAGVSPRRKGFTRRDPKATLAPDLVNRDFTAPGPNRLWVTDLTMIPTGEGPLWLSAIRDAFSRRVVAWETSGCADADLVLSSLEYALASREVEPGKLVHHADHGCQYTSIKLTTRLLRAGIEASMGSVGDSYDNALAENLWMLVKTECVRGRVFATRAEANLALFEYIDGFYNSRRIQQRLGYLSPIEFEEKHYTDQATAEQANLEPRHPALTS
- a CDS encoding transposase, translating into MAAPRKYPLELRERAVRMYRTTEPRPVIKRLAVELGVHPEALRGWIRQAEADAGESDDRLTTAEREELAALRKENAQLKRANEVLRTASAFFAAQLDPTRPR
- a CDS encoding FG-GAP and VCBS repeat-containing protein; protein product: MYQHVRLALAAGAVVTLTTGLLAFNPPPAAAAVAKHYDDFNGDGYRDIAYSHAYTGISGPDGWSGGAVTITYGSARGLDPLRTQVIHQDSPGVPGAGEEDDMFGESLAGADLNKDGYADLVAGNPFEHVGDEEYRGSVTVLWGSASGLAGGTAITPKSGAKGHFGRDLVTGDFTGDGSPDVAVVGGSEAWLYRGGFTKSGTTGSVSEIDKAGISWSSSGLAAGRVDGDGKADLVVLGVQVSGTDYNVRAWFLKGTSTGLSSGASKTLAAGQDEDGLNAAVADFDKDGYGDIAVGEPDESNGKGAVNIWYGASSGPSSTRSAKLTQATTGVSGTPEAYDGFAYDVSAADSNGDGYADLVVGVPHEDVDGQEDQGGVHLFRGGSGGLSGSRSSWIPQSVMGSSEEYAAFGQGLRLRDFNADGKADLVVAAASSGRLLPGSSTGPTATGSYELPESGNTFLD
- a CDS encoding IS5 family transposase (programmed frameshift) — protein: MAGRGELNDAAWERIEPLLPQVDGRGRPWRDHRQVVNGVLWRLRTGAPWRDLPERYGPWQTVYERFARWEADGTWARLLEHAQVRDDAVGRVEWTVAVDSTVNRAHQHAAGARKKGPQNGDELEDPGRSQTRQALGRSRGGLTTKVHLAVDGRGLPLSIVLTPGNVNDATAFGQVLDGIRVPRADTGRPRTTPTRVLGDKAYSSRAIRHLLRRRGIAVTIPERRDQAANRRRRGRFGGRPPAFDKEIYRDRNVVERCFARLKQFRAIATRFDKLADRYRAGVVLASLILWLREPVRDHLSDTA